The Caproicibacterium amylolyticum genome includes the window CAGCATTGCGGGGGGCAGTACCATGAGAAAAAGCATATTAAAAAAACAAACGGCGGAAGGGGTGTGCTGTAGATGCTGAACCAGTTTTCCCGCACACAGCTTCTGCTTGGCGCAGAGGGGATGCAGCGGCTTTTTGAGTCGCGTGTGGCGGTTTTCGGAATCGGCGGCGTGGGTGGCTACACAGTGGAAGCACTGGCGCGCAGCGGCATCGGTACACTTGATTTAATTGACGATGACCGCATTTGCTTAACGAACCTGAACCGGCAGATTTTGGCGACCCGTGCCACCGTTGGAAAGTATAAAGTGGATATTGCAGAAGAGCGTATCCATTCCATTGTGCCGGACGCAAAGGTCAATGTGTACAAGATGTTTTACACACCTGAAACTGCTGAAAATTTCGATTTTACGCAGTATGACTATGTGGTGGACGCGATTGATACCGTGACCGGCAAGTTGGCGCTGGTGGAGCAGGCTGCTGCCTGTGGTGTGCCGATTATCAGCTGTATGGGTGCGGGAAACAAAATGGACCCGTCCGCGTTTGAAATTGCAGATATTTACAAAACTTCTGTTTGCCCGCTGGCACGTGTCATGCGGCAGGAATTGCGAAAACGGGGAATCGCGCACTTAAAAGTTGTGTACTCCAAAGAACCGGCAATGACACCGGTGGAGGATATGGCAATCAGCTGCCGTGCACACTGCATTTGCCCGCCCGGTACCGCCAGAAAATGCACACAGCGCCGCGCAATCCCCGGCAGCAACGCTTTTGTTCCGGCAGCAGCCGGTTTGCTGCTGGCTGCTGAAGTAGTAAAAGACCTTGCGGAGTATGAGCCGCAAAATACTGAAAATGCTTGAACAGCGAACAAACTATGCAAGAAAATATTTTTATAATTCACAAATGTGATTTGTAAAAGTGAAAGCAGATGCTCATACAGCGAAAAAGTGCAGGCAATGCCCGGAAAATTCATGCTTATTGAATTTGTTTCATTTTATGAGAAATGCGCTTTTGAAAGAAAAGAAATTTTTGTGAAAAGACTTGCAAAATAAAGCAACGTGCAGTATAATAATTTGCATCATAAGGCAAAGGCGCCGCTGGGTTTTCCCAGCGGCGCCTTTTGCTATTCAGAATCAGGAGGGATTGCGAATGAGTTCCGGAGATACTGCTTTTGTTTTGGTTTCAGCTGCACTTGTGCTGCTGATGACACCCGGGCTGGCGTTCTTTTACGGCGGCCTTGGGCGGCGGAAAAATGTGGTCAACAACATGATGGCTTCTTTTTTCATTATGGGGGTTGCCATTGTTTTGTGGATTGTTGTTGGCTATTCACTGGCGTTTGGGGGCGACCACGGCGGCGTGATCGGCGGCTTTGAGTGGGCGATGTTCCAAGGAGTTGGTATGGATGCCGGCCCGTACAGCAAAACAATCCCGCACATGGCATTTGCTGTGTTCCAGATGATGTTTGCGGTGATTACACCGGCCCTGATTACAGGCGCGGTTGCAGGCCGTATGCGGTTTAAGGCACTGTTCCTCTTTGTAATTCTGTGGACATTCGTTGTGTACTATCCGATTGCACATATGGTCTGGGGTCAGGGCGGCTTCCTTGCTAAGATTGGTTCAGTCGATTTCGCAGGCGGCAATGTGGTGCACATTTCTTCCGGTGTCACAGGATTGGTATTGTGCCTGCTGCTTGGCAAACGTAATGGTTATGAGCACGTTAATTACCGGGTACACAACATTCCGTTTGTTGCGCTTGGCGCGGCGCTGCTGTGGTTCGGCTGGTTTGGCTTCAATGCCGGCAGTGCGCTGGGTGCCAATGGTCTTGCGGCACATTCTTTTACAACCACGGCACTTTCTGCGGCGGCAGCTATGGTTTCCTGGATGCTGATTGATGTGATTATGAACAAAATGCCGACTTTGGTCGGCGCCAGCACAGGATTGGTGGTTGGTTTGGTCGCTATCACGCCCGGCGCGGGTTTTGTGCCGGTGTGGGCTGCCTTAATCATTGGTCTGGTGGTAAGCCCGATTTGTTACTTCACCGTTTCGACCGTGAAAAAGAAATTCGGCTACGACGATGCATTGGATGCCTTTGGCTGTCACGGCATCGGTGGTATTTGGGGCGGGATTGCGACCGGACTTTTCGCTCGCACGGATATCAATTCCACTGCAAAATGGAACGGCCTGGTTTTTGGGGATACCCGCCTGTTTACGGCACAACTGCTGAGCATTGTAATTACGATTGCCGTTGCAGTAGTCGGTACGCTGATTTGTGCGGCCGTTGTCAAGCTGATTACACCGCTTCGTGTGACCAGCCGCGACGAGCAGGTCGGTTTGGATCTTTCTCAGCACGGAGAGCGTGCATATCCGTCCTTTAACGGACTGGATGACTGAAGGAGGGCGCAGTATGATAAAAATCGAAGCAATCGTGCGGGAAGAAAAGCTGGAGGATGTCAAAGAGGCTTTGCAGAAAATCGAAGTCCGCGGACTTACGGTTTCACAGGTCATGGGATGCGGTACACAAATGGGCTATACTGAACGCGTGCGCGGCAGTAAGGTCAGCATCAATATGCTGCCGAAAATCAAATTTGAAATTATTGTTTCTACTGAGGAATGGGAGAAAAAAACGATAGCTGCCATTGAGGAGGCTGCGCGGACGGGGAACGTCGGCGACGGCAAAATTATCAGTTACGAAATCCGTCAGGCCGTGCGTATTCGCACCGGAGAAACCGGTACAGATGCCATTCAGCCCGGCGTGGATGCTTCGCTTGACGATGACTGAATGGAATAGATAATATGACCGAAAAGCTGCCTGAAAGAAAATTCTTTTGGGCAGCTTTTTTATGTATGCTGTACGGTCTTTGACAAAATACCAATCTTTGGCTGGCTATACTTGTTAGCAAGGGGGTGATTTCTTGCAGACGGTGTACGTGGATGTGCTGGTTGCAGTAAATTTGATGATCGATTATTTCCTTCTGCTGCTGGCAACCAAATTCCTGCACATTACCGTGCGCCGGCGCAGACTGCTTTTGGGGGCATTGGTTGGTGCCGCCGGTTCACTGGTTATCCTGCTTCCGCCGCTTCCTCCGGCGGCAGATTTCCTGTTGAAGCTGAGCATTTCACTGCCGGTAGCCTTGGTAGCGTTCGGCTTTCATGGGCTGCGGGCATTTCTGCGGCAGGTGCTGTCTTTTTTTCTGCTGAGTTTTGCCTTTGCGGGGATACTGGTGGCGGTTTGGTACTTCCTTGCACCCAACGGTCTGTTTGTAAAAAACAGCGTAGTCTACTTTGATGTGCCGCCGCTGCTGCTGATTGGGCTGACACTGCTGAGCTATTTTGTGCTCAGGCTGCTGCAGCGGGTCACGGGGCGCGGGCCTCTACAGCATACGGTTTGTCAAATTCAGCTGGTGCTGGGTGGGCAGGCGTGTTCTTTGCAGGCGCGGGTAGATACGGGAAGCTCGCTCAAAGAACCGTTTTCCGGCCTGCCGGTCATTGTTGCCGAGAAGAAAGCGCTGCCCCCGCCGCCCAAAACACCGGCACGGGTCATTCCTTTCACTTCGGTGGGCGGAGAGGGATTGCTGCAGGCGTGGCGGGCGGATTCCTGTACGCTGCATTTTCCCGGGGGCGGCATGTGTCGTGCGGAGTGTTACATAGCCGGCACGGAGCAAAAGCTTTCCGGCGGAGAGTATCAGGCTTTGGTTCCGCCGTCATTACTGGAGGGCGAAACCGAAAAATACAAGAAACTGTGAAACAATGAAGAAAGGGAAATGGGCATGCTGGAGAAACTGAAAAGATGGCTCCGCCGTTTGTTTGCCGCACCGGTCCATTACATCAACGGCCCCGAAACTCTGCCGCCGCCGCTGTCAAAGGAGGAGGAGGCCAAAATCTATGCAGACATAGAAGCAGATGTGCCAAATGCCAGGGAACCATTGATTACACACAATCTGCGGCTGGTGGTATACATAGCGAAAAAGTTTGAGTCACCGGGCGCCGGTGCGGAGGATCTCATTTCTATCGGTACCATTGGTCTTATTAAGGCCGTCAATACGTTTCGGCCGGAAAAAAAGATCAAGCTTGCGACTTACGCCTCCCGCTGTATCGAAAATGAGATTCTAATGTATCTGCGCAAATCGAGTCAGCTGAAGAACGAGATTTCCATCGACGATCCCTTGAATGTGGACTGGGACGGCAACGAATTGCTACTCGCGGATGTGCTGGGCAGTGACA containing:
- the sigE gene encoding RNA polymerase sporulation sigma factor SigE, which translates into the protein MGMLEKLKRWLRRLFAAPVHYINGPETLPPPLSKEEEAKIYADIEADVPNAREPLITHNLRLVVYIAKKFESPGAGAEDLISIGTIGLIKAVNTFRPEKKIKLATYASRCIENEILMYLRKSSQLKNEISIDDPLNVDWDGNELLLADVLGSDNDTVSIGIEEESERRVLLSAVYALPPRERQIMEMRFGLNCQKEHTQKQVADALGISQSYISRLEKRIIARLKRDLEKAG
- a CDS encoding tRNA threonylcarbamoyladenosine dehydratase, which codes for MLNQFSRTQLLLGAEGMQRLFESRVAVFGIGGVGGYTVEALARSGIGTLDLIDDDRICLTNLNRQILATRATVGKYKVDIAEERIHSIVPDAKVNVYKMFYTPETAENFDFTQYDYVVDAIDTVTGKLALVEQAAACGVPIISCMGAGNKMDPSAFEIADIYKTSVCPLARVMRQELRKRGIAHLKVVYSKEPAMTPVEDMAISCRAHCICPPGTARKCTQRRAIPGSNAFVPAAAGLLLAAEVVKDLAEYEPQNTENA
- a CDS encoding ammonium transporter; this translates as MRMSSGDTAFVLVSAALVLLMTPGLAFFYGGLGRRKNVVNNMMASFFIMGVAIVLWIVVGYSLAFGGDHGGVIGGFEWAMFQGVGMDAGPYSKTIPHMAFAVFQMMFAVITPALITGAVAGRMRFKALFLFVILWTFVVYYPIAHMVWGQGGFLAKIGSVDFAGGNVVHISSGVTGLVLCLLLGKRNGYEHVNYRVHNIPFVALGAALLWFGWFGFNAGSALGANGLAAHSFTTTALSAAAAMVSWMLIDVIMNKMPTLVGASTGLVVGLVAITPGAGFVPVWAALIIGLVVSPICYFTVSTVKKKFGYDDALDAFGCHGIGGIWGGIATGLFARTDINSTAKWNGLVFGDTRLFTAQLLSIVITIAVAVVGTLICAAVVKLITPLRVTSRDEQVGLDLSQHGERAYPSFNGLDD
- a CDS encoding sigma-E processing peptidase SpoIIGA encodes the protein MYVDVLVAVNLMIDYFLLLLATKFLHITVRRRRLLLGALVGAAGSLVILLPPLPPAADFLLKLSISLPVALVAFGFHGLRAFLRQVLSFFLLSFAFAGILVAVWYFLAPNGLFVKNSVVYFDVPPLLLIGLTLLSYFVLRLLQRVTGRGPLQHTVCQIQLVLGGQACSLQARVDTGSSLKEPFSGLPVIVAEKKALPPPPKTPARVIPFTSVGGEGLLQAWRADSCTLHFPGGGMCRAECYIAGTEQKLSGGEYQALVPPSLLEGETEKYKKL
- a CDS encoding P-II family nitrogen regulator, giving the protein MIKIEAIVREEKLEDVKEALQKIEVRGLTVSQVMGCGTQMGYTERVRGSKVSINMLPKIKFEIIVSTEEWEKKTIAAIEEAARTGNVGDGKIISYEIRQAVRIRTGETGTDAIQPGVDASLDDD